The nucleotide sequence TCGCTGCAGACCTGCAGTATGGCATGACTGGCGGAGACCCAAAGTTGAGCTCCCTAATGATGTTGAGCAGTGAGCACAAAGATAGATAGCTTTAACGATTGCACAACAGCACAAGTACTGCAAGCATCTAGGCTGGCTTCAGAAGCATATAGATAAGATATATAGTAATGTGGCTGTACAAGTTCCAAATCCCCCAAGATAAGCACTAAGTAAAAGTCAAACCTAATCGAAGGTATTTCCAACTATGAACGAACAAGTAATACCATGCACCcttgttcatcatcatcttgGGAGGAATAAGATGGTTTCTCCTGGCTTCGTCTCGAAGGAATGATAATTAGTGGCGAAGAAGAAAGCGCTCGAGGCCGACCTTGGATCCAGTGGCCTTAATATCAGCTTGCACCTGCTCCCGGAACTCGGCGTAGGTGAAGGGCCTGTACCGGCCTCTAGCGCGGCTGATGACGGCGTCGTCCCGCGGGAACGCGAAGTAGCAGAGCGAGAGCCTCTCCGCCGCCTGGCTCGCCGCCACCCGGTGGCGCACGCTGCAGTACGCATCGCCGCTGATGGCCCGTGCCATGTCGCCAAGGTTTACCAGCAGCGTGCCCGTCTCGCCGGCTCCCGGCGCGACGTCGCGCCACGCGCCGTCGTGGAGCACCTGCAGGCCGCCGACGGCGTCCTGGTTGATGACGGAGAGCACGGAGCTGTCAGTGTGGGCCTCCATCCCGAGGCGCCCGGGTTCGGGGCATCGCGGGTAGCGGTACACCCGCAGTAACCCGTCGCGCTCCGCGAGGTAGGTCGACGCCTGGCCCGCTCCGAGGCCCAGCGGCGCGGCGAGCGCGTCGAAGAGCGCCCGCGCCACCCGCGCCATGTGCGCGCCGTACTCCGCCGCGAGGTCGAGTAGGTCCCCGAGCGGTGCGGGCTGCTGGTGGCCCACCCCCAGGGCGACGTGGAAGCCCTCGACCCAGTTGACATCCCGAACGCGGAGCGAGAGCGCCGGCGTGCCCCAGAAGTAGCCCGGTTGCGCGCGCTTGTCGCTGAACGGCGCCCCGGCAAGCGCGTCCCGCGCCGTCGCGAAGAGGCGCGCGGAGAGCTCCGCGGGGACGCCGTGGTTGGCGAGGCGGAACACGCCGAGTCCCCGgcacgccgccgccagcgcctccCCCGGAGCCTCCAGGTCCACGGTTGGGAGCTCCAGCTCGCCACCGTGcggcacctcctgctcctgctcgTGGATGTGGCCTCCATCCTCCTCCTCTAGGAGAGGGAACGGCGGGCACGACGggtccgccgtcgccgccgccgcctgtgaCTCCGATCCCGGCGCCATCTCCTTGGTCGATCGACACGGCGCCTCGCTCTGCTTGGCTTCCTCCTGTGCGTGCTCCTTGGCTGCTGAAGTGCAATGCCCACCTCTGCTTGGATTAGATCTCTAGCTTGGATCCACCGGCAGAGGACGAGAGGAAGAATGCAGCTATCAGGTTACTAGTTGGAGCAGGAGCAGGTAGATCTGACTCGTCTGCTGACGAAGTCTCTGCTCTTCTCGTCGCCTGCTGACGTCACGGGCGAGGATCAGCTGACAGTGACAGACAGGATCAGGTTCAGAGTTCAGGCCGTGTTCGGCTGGCTTTAAGCCGCCGGCCGAATCACGAAATCACTCTTCACGTGCTGTCCTGTCCTgttagaatagtattttcttCTCACAGCAATTAGTCCTGAGAGTATTATTCAGAAACTCTTTGCATGGCCATTCAGAAACTCTCACCTAATGCCTGTCCTCCGATGCCGAGGTTTTCAGTTCAGTTTGGCATGCATCACATCCTGTCCGGCACTTGTTTCTTCACAAGCAATTTCTGTGGATCACATCACACTGTGCTATGTGATAGCTCATGAGCTGAGTGTGACATAGAAGGCCTATGCTATACATGCTCCTAGATGGATGGATGCATTCAACAGCCTGAGCGGATTGCAAATTTGCAATAATGCAACAGTGATCTGCTCACGATACAACATTTTGTTGCAGGAATGATTGACGGGTGCTCGATGTTCAGCTTGAGCTAGCATGAAATCTTAGTTGATGAGTGATTGACTGGTGCTGGAAGGACGTAGAGAATAGGCCTTATTTAAAAGTTTTGGGATGTCTCGTGAAATGTCATATGGGGCTGTCGTATGgaatgttcggatactaataaaaaaataaattacagaattcgttagtaatccgcgagacgaatttgttaagcctaattaatccgtcattagcacatgtgttactatagcaccacattgtcaaatcatagcctgattaggtttaaaagattcgtctcgcaaattagtcgcaaactatacaattagttactttttagtctatatttaatactccataaatGTGTGATATGGAGTAAACTTTATGGGaggaactaaacgaggcctaaggATGGTTAGTATGTTGTTATGCCATGAAAACCTTTGAACATTGCAATGATTAGCGAATAAATTTCAATGATCTCATCTCACTCTCAAATGCTTATGTTATGCCATGGAAACCCATGAGCATTGCTATGATTAGCAAATAAATTTCAATGATTTCACTGTAAATTTGTTTCATCGCAACACAGTTTGCACATTGTGATTTTTTTTCCCCTGCCGTAAGACTCAAGCATTAACACATTACAAGTAAACTCATATCCCTCAACATGACACACCATTCTTTTAGGGAACACTCGCCATTCATTTTATTCTCTGGGGAAACAGGTAATTGGTTCGCTGATCATCGGAACAGCATGCAAAAACACGGCAGCTAATCTAAGAGTCCCATCCCACCTGCTGTATGAATCTTCGCCGCAGCAACATCTTCAGAGATTCAGACATTAAACCCCTCAGCACGGAGGCATCGCTTGTCagcttcgatccacttggtgcaAGCAGATTCACCATGCTCGACGATGCACTCATCTCTCAACCTCTTTGTATCAGGGCACGCCCAGcatatcttcttcttttttcggCTTCGATTCAGTACCAGGAGCTGCGGCGGCAGCAGATGACCCTCAGTTCACGGCTGGGATTTCAAGTGACAGCACGGCCGCAGGCAGTGGGGCTTCAGCGGTGCCCATTTTCAGCAGCAATGTTTCGTGTACTATTATTATCTGCAAAATGAGGGCAAAATTAAGGGCATTATTCTCCGCATTGCCAGGGCAAAAATTTCCATAATCTCATCTCTCGAGTGTACAGCAACAATTGGATCAAGTGATCAACTGCTTCGAGTAAAATTTCAGCAGTACTAACCAGCTCTAGAAATTAGATACTCTTATCCCCTCAGACGCTTGTTCAGATAAACAGTTCCACATGGTCATTGGAGAATGCAGGgaattaggggggggggggggggggggggggggggggggggggtgttatgGGGATTAAAAAAAGGCAGATTTTTTTAGCAGTTCTCACTCCCACTCTATGCACTCTCAAGTATCAGCAAACCCAGGTAGTCTGAAGTCTGAATTGAAGTTGGCAGATCACAACCAGAAAACGAAAAAATCTAAGACAAGGCTAAACAGCATAGCGTTCGTCTCATGATTTGtgaaatttcatgattagaagaTAACTCAGCCGTGAATTTGCACTCCGTCCCACAATGAAAGAACAAGCCAGAGTGGTCTACTGGTGCCAGCAAAATTTGCTCCTTTGCCCAACCTAACATAGCATGCATACTACAGCCTTACTCGATTCACCAAACAAGCAACAATTGAGCAGCAGACTTTTTAATCTTCTAGCGGAACTAGGTTTATCAATCAAGGTCATATACAACTTGAGTGTCAACTTGAATATGTCATGTGCTCACTACCGTTGCCTTCTGAAGTTGTCATGCAAATGGATAAAAGTCAACAGTCCTTTCTCTGGTCTGGAGACTGCACCTTCCTAATGTCTATTTGCCTGGGAAAAGGTTTGCTCGTCCAAGGATCTTGATGGTCTCGGCATTAGGGGTTTGGGGATCTAAGAATGCCTGCCTGCTACTGAAGTTGATTCATAGAGTCCACTGTGTGGAAAGCTCGGCATGGGCAATCTGGAGTCGACGACATGCTTTGCCTGGCGACCCTGGAGGTCCTGCGATCCTTGCTACCGCTTTATCAAGCCATCACTATGGTGCACGTCAATGATGGGCGGGACAAGCTCAACGTTTGGATCAGCAATGATGCATTGGCTGACCGATTCATTGTACTCAGCATGGGAGCACTGTCAGTCAGGTAGTGGCCTTGGGGATTTGACTCCTCCTGCGTCTATCGCCTCAGGCCTAAATGGAACTGTATGAAGTGCTGAGATCATCACAGATGTCTCGCTGACCAATGAAGCTGACTACAGATTGAGCCTGTTCAGCACCATGCCCAGGAAACTCGACACCACAATGCTATACAGGCTGCTGCAGTCCCAGGCGGGCTGCCCTACCCAAGCTGCCACTTTTTATGGAGAAACGCAACGCCACCAAAGAGTGCTTTCTCTGGCTCCTGATGCAAGCAAGAATTCAGTGCAAAGTTGTTTTATACAAGAAGGTTGTGGACAGAGCATCTGCGGATGTGCAGAGGAAACTGCATCACAGGCCATTAGTGGGTCAAGCCTAATGATTGATATGGACTCAAATATCGCGGCCCATGAACTACACAATGTCAGCCTGCCCCCACATGTGCCACGGGAACATTTCAACGCCTTTGTCGTGCTGTGCTACTAGTAGTTATAGAAAAAGAAGAAATGGAGTTGCATTAAGAACAAGGCTACTTCCCTTAGGCAATTCCTTGCTCTTGCAAAAAAAATGAAGCTATGATTTGGAGATGCAGGTTGCCAAAGAAAGACAAAAGGGTAGTGGATAGCTGCCTAGCTGTCAGCAGTGTAAAACAAAATGTGAGCGGCTGATTGTAACATTTTTGAACAATCACAGGTGCCGTTTTCGGGCCACCATGAAATGAATCAGGTTTTGTTCGGTCTGGTGGAGAATGGAGGGGATTGAAAGGGATTAAATCTTCTACAAATCAAAATCCCTTGATCCCCTTTGATCCTCTCAAAACCCCCTTTGATACCCTCCAACCGTCTTGGGTAAAAGATTATGCAACACACTAGCTCATTAGTAGGCTGCAGTGTTCGACAAGTCGATGTTCCATGGCTGCCTAGTGATACGGCGTGGACGTCTAGGGGATCGCAGAGGAGAACGGAGGAGCAGCTGTGATTGAGAATTGGAACGGAGAGGGTAGCGAGGTAATGGCGTGGTGGGGGAGTCGCCGGCGGCAGCGGCTGAACCGCGCGCAGCCACCGTCGAAGAGGAACCCCACCCGCTTGGGAGGATTCTATTCTTCTTCGATATCTGATTACATTCCTTAAGAGTCACCTTTATAGTTCAAGTgctttcctaacaaaccaaagCTGAGATCCTAAAAATCCTCCTGATTTATTGACTTTCTAAACAACTAAAGGCGTCTTAGCCACTGCTGGCCGTGGCACGCCTGGCCCTGAGCCAGTACTGCCGGCCTACGAAAGAGTCCACAACACTAGGCGCGCCACTAGGCGAAGGGGTCCCGCGAGGCCTAGGAGGGTAGGCACGCGGCGCCTCCAATGTGATAGGTGGCGCTTCCGTGGCGATAGCAAAAGCTTAGGGAAAAGCCAACTCAAGAGAATAGCAAAAGCTTAGGGCAATAGCTTGATGTGTTATAGTCTTGCAATGCAGTGACCTATGCGCAAAACAGGGCTAGTTTACTGGGGCTCAACGTGGGATAATAAGAAAGAACATATATAAATTGCCATTTCACAAATCGATGTGTTAACAAAGAAACATATGATTTGAACTGCATGCATTTGACTATGATAGGGCTAACTAGAGGAAGCCAAACACGCCATAGCTTATAATGGAATAAACACAAACAAAACAATGATGCAAACAGCATCTAAGAAAAGGATGAACAAAAATAATAGAAGACAAGACTTTACTTAGAACTTTGCTCTAGTTTAATTAATTACTATGTAGTACAACTTATGCCAGCTTATATATGTAAAAAGAACGTAAGTTAGCTTATGTAAATATATGAATGCACATAGTAAAATAGCAATAAGGAGACAGACTAACCTAGAGGATTTACCCACCATATTTGTTGAATTAAATATTTTGTCATCTACTGAAGATCGCTGTCCTTTTGGCTTGTTGAGTGTCCCAGGGCATTATTATTTTCATCAATACTGTGCAGTTTTGCTTCAAGAAGGGCAAGTGACAAGTCCAGTTTCACTATATTCCTGGAAATTCATATATCTTTTATCAGGATAGGCATGTGAAaccattaattttatcaggatAGGCATGCGAAACCATTAGGATTTAGGATATGTATAGTGGCTAACATATTTTAGTAATAATCAAGTAAGAAGAACTTAGACagaacattgcatattttcagtgTGGCAGGAAAGTCTAGTCATGAGACACAAAGCTGATGCTACTTACAATTCCAAATTTAGAGGTACCAAAAATATACATCAGAAACTTCGAATCCTAAACAGTCGCCACAGTGCAAATAAACTCCTCACCCACAAAGAACCTTATTTTGTATTCTTTACTACAAAAAAAAGTCCAGGGGGAACAGAAAAAAGAGCATTTAACTTCATACTATAGCAGATAAAGCACCATCAAATCCCCGTGAAATTACCAAATGCCAACAAGAACTTATCAGCCACTAATCTGTTACTCTGATCAAGTGATGTAAGCTCTTGAACAAAGAGATTGAGTATTAAAACTACCTtcttagaaaaaaaaaaaactaacaattTCAACACGAGTTCTCTAATGTCAAACAGGAATTCGACATTCCCCAAACAGATAACAGA is from Miscanthus floridulus cultivar M001 chromosome 7, ASM1932011v1, whole genome shotgun sequence and encodes:
- the LOC136464692 gene encoding gibberellin 2-beta-dioxygenase 6-like — protein: MAPGSESQAAAATADPSCPPFPLLEEEDGGHIHEQEQEVPHGGELELPTVDLEAPGEALAAACRGLGVFRLANHGVPAELSARLFATARDALAGAPFSDKRAQPGYFWGTPALSLRVRDVNWVEGFHVALGVGHQQPAPLGDLLDLAAEYGAHMARVARALFDALAAPLGLGAGQASTYLAERDGLLRVYRYPRCPEPGRLGMEAHTDSSVLSVINQDAVGGLQVLHDGAWRDVAPGAGETGTLLVNLGDMARAISGDAYCSVRHRVAASQAAERLSLCYFAFPRDDAVISRARGRYRPFTYAEFREQVQADIKATGSKVGLERFLLRH